One segment of Anser cygnoides isolate HZ-2024a breed goose chromosome 5, Taihu_goose_T2T_genome, whole genome shotgun sequence DNA contains the following:
- the ATP5MJ gene encoding ATP synthase subunit ATP5MJ, mitochondrial, with the protein MVQAMIPKSWRAMRFYFSTIYQEVWVGIALTAYTYYKISYGGKKAVADKSSDHH; encoded by the exons ATGGTGCAAGCCATGATTCCAAAGTCATGGAGAGCCATGAGGTTCTACTTCTCTACAATTTATCAAGAAGTATGGGTCGGTATAGCATTAACAGCTTATACCTATTACAAAATTTCATATGGTG gCAAAAAAGCAGTGGCAGATA AGTCTTCTGACCATCATTAA
- the RD3L gene encoding protein RD3-like — protein MPLFGWMKWSKNDSYKSTRYPGSELVTKTLLRELKWHLKERERLVQEIENEQKVQKPGTDYSWLKNYQNPQATIPATEQRQLEVLCSQIQPCQTGTILSRFREVLAENDVLPWEIVYIFKQVLKDFLTTIERENQQEQLADVWNTNCSEHCSLRGDSSNKSDKDEIPTVSSYVDKNTQSTFPTFSDRIWNLPYYYPSS, from the exons ATGCCACTTTTTGGCTGGATGAAATGGTCAAAGAACGATTCCTACAAATCCACAAGGTATCCTGGATCAGAACTAGTTACCAAAACCTTGCTGAGGGAGCTGAAATGGCACCTGAAAGAGCGTGAAAGATTAGTGCAAGAGattgaaaatgaacagaaagtCCAGAAACCTGGCACAGATTACAGCTGGCTGAAGAACTACCAAAATCCTCAAGCAACAATTCCAGCCACGGAGCAGCGGCAGCTGGAAGTCCTCTGTTCTCAAATCCAGCCCTGCCAAACTGGAACCATCCTCAGCAG aTTTCGTGAAGTTTTGGCAGAAAACGATGTTTTACCTTGGGAAATAGTCTACATATTCAAGCAAGTTTTAAAAGATTTCCTTACTACCATTGAGAGAGAAAACCAACAAGAGCAACTGGCAGACGTATGGAATACAAATTGCTCTGAACATTGCAGCCTGCGTGGAGACAGTTCTAACAAATCAGACAAAGATGAAATCCCCACCGTTTCAAGTTATGTCGACAAAAACACGCAAAGCACGTTTCCCACTTTCTCTGATAGAATCTGGAACCTTCCATACTACTACCCATCAAGTTGA